The Terriglobus tenax genome contains a region encoding:
- a CDS encoding TonB-dependent receptor — translation MTLISHAQYENGSILGTVRDASGAVIPNATITVTNTATGVVSTRTTNDSGDYEVPALRVGTYKVEIAREGFSSTTVPSVAVSIAARQRVDATLTVGGTSQVVEVTAAAQLLETDTSQRGQIVTNYQTAALPLVSRNYSDLIGLSTGVRAAANSLSSTSNTGLVREGSFNVNGQRSIFNNFLLDGMDNNAYGSSNQGFSNQIIQPAPDSVAQFQVVTNNQTAEYGRASGAVINVAFAQGTNKLHGRVYEFARNTALNATGFFRPAGGQKPQFNRNQFGGNISGPILKDKLFFFVDYEAFRQVRKQAATATLPQISQLNGIFSRTVINPYNGTQYAAGTSILNDPNISTASRTIAGLMRNLNPGTALTNNYSTLQRSRNYSDKGDLRLDFIPDQKNSYFVRVSVLKQNAIDYPIFGLPLDGGSNGAQRIFNKQIAVGYNRVIGSNQLLDVRLGLSQTTAGKYSLSIGTNPGFTFPGLPTDPTVAGGIPSISITGFTGIGRQSTNPQFQNPIMLDPKVNYSWVVKRHSLKVGYEYQKIWMKVQDTNPLYGGFSYAGGFSRDASTASANSDNYVADFLFGATNIYTLSSYFVARLRNQSNFAYFQDDWKVSPKLTLNMGVRYEYTTPYYDALNRQSNFDPSTQSMVTVNQSGNRYGYQPDKNDFAPRFGFAYDLGHQTALRGGYGISYSHYDRAGSGNLLAINAPYALFVTVSQTPRTNGAANPNYVRMDQGFPQGTLSFNPVTANVTYIDSNRFRDSYVHNYYLDVQHVLPYGALVDVAYVGNRGLKLLQFANSNQKNPANNFARPIPTWGDITIALHSAYSNYNSLQVRYEQHSKAGLTLLNSFTWSHAMDNAGASLESNTPSPQNFYDLRADYSQSEYNQPIYNVTSLVYELPFGKGRRWMNSSSFLDEVLGQWQISAINTASSGFPFQINYTPAAATQVSGIAASFRGANLYRPNRVTGVPLTSLDKSRSTGTALQYTNLAAIQLPAAGGNPFGNMGRNPGRGPMFTSLNLAINKRFATPLESLKVEFRGELYNALNRTNFTTPGSGISASGANLAGGTITSTFDPRIVQFGAKILF, via the coding sequence AGGCTTTTCTTCGACCACGGTCCCCAGCGTCGCCGTCAGCATTGCTGCACGTCAGCGCGTGGATGCCACACTGACCGTCGGCGGAACCTCGCAGGTGGTGGAAGTGACCGCTGCCGCCCAGTTGCTGGAGACCGACACCAGTCAGCGCGGCCAGATTGTCACCAACTACCAGACGGCTGCCCTGCCGCTGGTGAGCCGCAACTACTCTGACCTGATCGGTCTTTCGACCGGCGTCCGCGCCGCGGCGAACAGCCTGTCCTCCACCTCGAACACCGGCCTGGTGCGCGAGGGTTCGTTCAACGTGAACGGACAGCGTTCCATCTTCAACAACTTCCTGCTCGACGGTATGGATAACAATGCCTACGGCTCGTCGAACCAGGGCTTCTCGAACCAGATCATCCAGCCCGCGCCAGACTCCGTTGCACAGTTCCAGGTCGTCACCAACAACCAGACTGCCGAATATGGACGTGCCTCCGGCGCCGTCATCAACGTTGCCTTCGCGCAGGGAACCAACAAGCTCCACGGCCGCGTGTATGAGTTCGCCCGCAATACCGCGTTGAACGCAACCGGATTCTTCCGTCCGGCCGGTGGGCAGAAGCCGCAGTTCAACCGCAACCAGTTCGGCGGCAACATCAGCGGTCCGATCCTCAAGGACAAGCTCTTCTTCTTTGTCGATTACGAAGCCTTCCGCCAGGTGCGCAAGCAGGCTGCAACGGCGACGCTGCCGCAGATCAGCCAGTTGAACGGCATCTTCTCGCGCACCGTGATCAATCCCTATAACGGGACGCAATACGCTGCCGGTACCAGCATCCTGAACGACCCGAACATCTCCACCGCTTCCCGCACCATTGCCGGCTTGATGCGGAACCTGAATCCGGGTACGGCGCTGACGAACAATTACTCCACGTTGCAGCGCTCGCGTAACTACTCGGACAAGGGCGATCTTCGTCTCGACTTCATTCCGGACCAGAAGAACTCCTACTTCGTGCGCGTCAGCGTCCTGAAGCAGAATGCGATCGATTATCCGATCTTTGGTCTGCCGCTGGACGGTGGTTCGAACGGCGCACAGCGTATCTTCAACAAGCAGATTGCGGTTGGATACAACCGCGTGATCGGCTCCAACCAGTTGCTCGATGTGCGTCTTGGGTTGTCGCAGACCACCGCCGGCAAGTACTCGCTCTCCATCGGTACCAACCCCGGCTTCACCTTCCCTGGCCTGCCGACCGATCCTACCGTTGCCGGTGGTATTCCCTCTATCTCCATCACAGGCTTTACCGGCATTGGCCGTCAGTCGACGAATCCGCAGTTCCAGAACCCCATCATGCTCGATCCGAAGGTCAACTATTCGTGGGTAGTGAAGCGTCACTCACTGAAGGTTGGGTATGAGTACCAGAAAATCTGGATGAAGGTGCAGGACACCAATCCGCTGTACGGCGGTTTCAGCTACGCGGGCGGCTTCAGCCGCGATGCCTCTACCGCTTCGGCGAACTCTGACAACTACGTGGCCGACTTCCTGTTCGGTGCGACCAATATCTACACGCTCTCCAGTTACTTCGTTGCCCGCCTGCGCAACCAGTCCAACTTCGCTTATTTCCAGGACGACTGGAAGGTCAGCCCGAAGCTGACGCTGAACATGGGCGTCCGCTACGAGTACACGACGCCTTACTACGACGCTCTGAACCGTCAGTCGAACTTTGATCCCTCAACGCAATCGATGGTCACGGTAAACCAGAGCGGCAACCGCTACGGCTACCAGCCGGACAAGAACGACTTTGCTCCGCGCTTTGGCTTCGCGTATGACCTTGGCCACCAGACCGCTCTGCGCGGCGGCTATGGCATCAGCTACTCGCACTATGACCGCGCCGGTTCGGGTAACCTGCTGGCCATCAACGCTCCGTATGCACTGTTCGTAACGGTTTCTCAGACGCCCCGTACCAATGGCGCGGCGAACCCGAACTACGTTCGCATGGACCAGGGCTTCCCGCAGGGAACCCTGAGCTTCAACCCGGTTACAGCGAATGTTACCTACATCGACTCCAACCGCTTCCGCGACAGCTATGTGCACAACTACTACCTGGATGTGCAGCATGTGCTGCCGTACGGCGCTCTTGTGGATGTGGCTTACGTTGGCAACCGCGGCCTGAAGCTGCTGCAGTTTGCGAACTCGAACCAGAAGAACCCGGCAAACAACTTTGCCCGTCCCATCCCGACGTGGGGCGACATCACCATCGCGCTGCACTCTGCCTACTCCAACTACAACTCGCTGCAGGTGCGCTACGAGCAGCACAGCAAGGCCGGCCTCACGCTGTTGAACTCCTTCACGTGGTCGCACGCGATGGACAACGCGGGTGCATCGCTCGAATCCAACACGCCGTCGCCGCAGAACTTTTACGACCTGCGCGCGGACTACAGCCAGTCGGAGTACAACCAGCCCATCTACAACGTCACCTCTCTGGTCTACGAACTGCCCTTCGGCAAGGGACGCCGCTGGATGAACTCCAGCAGCTTCCTGGACGAGGTGCTGGGACAGTGGCAGATCTCGGCCATCAACACGGCGTCGAGCGGCTTCCCCTTCCAGATCAACTACACCCCGGCAGCGGCAACGCAGGTATCGGGTATCGCGGCCAGCTTCCGTGGTGCGAACCTGTACCGTCCGAACCGTGTTACGGGCGTACCTCTCACCAGCCTTGATAAATCGCGGTCGACCGGTACGGCGCTGCAGTACACCAACCTTGCCGCAATCCAGCTGCCTGCGGCTGGCGGCAACCCCTTCGGCAACATGGGCCGCAACCCCGGTCGCGGACCAATGTTCACCTCGCTCAATCTCGCCATCAACAAGCGCTTTGCCACACCGCTTGAGAGCCTGAAGGTAGAGTTCCGCGGCGAGCTGTACAACGCCCTCAACCGCACAAACTTCACCACTCCCGGCAGCGGCATCAGCGCAAGCGGTGCTAACCTGGCAGGCGGCACCATCACCAGCACCTTCGACCCGCGTATCGTGCAGTTCGGTGCGAAGATACTGTTCTAA